A genomic window from Mesosutterella faecium includes:
- a CDS encoding RluA family pseudouridine synthase translates to MKGSVDYNRDNPGADATEDSLSEFVVGAEMNGVRLDKALAALMPSVSRSRLQCWIKDGAVLVNGRPARRVRDAVLSGDVISVSAQPTPEELAFTARDVPFETVYEDEALLVVNKRAGLVVHPGAGHWDDTLLNGLLFARPALAALPRAGIVHRLDRDTSGLMVVAKTLAAQTSLVRQLQSRSVKREYWALLRGQAPERTLIDRPIGRDPRNPLRFAVEVPGSMREARTRLATVARASCGGRAISWAACRLETGRTHQIRVHCESIGLPLLGDPVYRGGLAPWPQDGTPLAAMKRQCLHASRLGLVHPESGQRLEWFAPPPQDLARVMEFLGFGPLDRPVSVFEEALGGKPL, encoded by the coding sequence TTGAAAGGTTCTGTCGATTATAACCGGGACAACCCGGGGGCTGACGCAACCGAGGACAGCCTCTCGGAGTTCGTGGTCGGAGCGGAAATGAACGGCGTGAGGCTCGACAAGGCTCTCGCCGCCCTGATGCCCTCAGTGTCCCGCTCCCGGCTGCAGTGCTGGATCAAAGACGGCGCGGTGCTCGTGAACGGCCGGCCCGCGCGCCGCGTGAGGGACGCCGTGCTCTCAGGCGACGTGATCTCGGTGAGCGCCCAGCCCACGCCCGAGGAGCTCGCCTTCACCGCCCGGGACGTGCCTTTCGAAACGGTCTATGAGGACGAGGCCCTCCTTGTCGTCAACAAGCGCGCGGGGCTCGTGGTCCATCCCGGCGCCGGGCACTGGGACGACACGCTGCTGAACGGCCTGCTCTTTGCGCGCCCGGCCCTCGCGGCGCTTCCGAGGGCGGGGATCGTGCACCGGCTCGACCGGGACACGAGCGGGCTCATGGTGGTCGCAAAAACCCTGGCCGCGCAGACCTCGCTCGTGCGCCAGCTGCAGAGCCGCAGCGTCAAGCGCGAGTACTGGGCGCTGCTGCGCGGCCAGGCCCCCGAGCGCACCCTGATCGACCGCCCGATCGGCCGCGACCCGAGGAATCCCCTGCGGTTTGCCGTGGAGGTGCCGGGCTCGATGCGCGAGGCCCGCACCCGGCTCGCCACGGTCGCCCGCGCGAGCTGCGGCGGCCGCGCCATCTCCTGGGCCGCCTGCCGGCTCGAGACCGGCCGCACGCACCAGATCCGCGTCCACTGCGAGAGCATCGGGCTGCCGCTGCTGGGCGACCCCGTCTACCGCGGCGGGCTCGCGCCCTGGCCGCAGGACGGGACGCCTCTGGCTGCCATGAAGCGGCAGTGCCTGCACGCGAGCCGCCTCGGGCTCGTCCACCCGGAGAGCGGGCAGCGCCTGGAGTGGTTCGCTCCCCCGCCGCAGGACCTCGCCCGGGTCATGGAATTCCTGGGCTTCGGGCCGCTCGACCGCCCGGTTTCGGTGTTTGAGGAAGCGCTCGGGGGAAAGCCTCTTTAA
- the pgeF gene encoding peptidoglycan editing factor PgeF: protein MTNLQNPSLGLIRADWAAPKRVHALFTLRTGGVSSGPFGGIDGLSGMNVGLYCGDVPACVRANRAILASLAGAQPHWLRQVHGTAVVQADLAAPEQEADGLWTASPGVVLAIQTADCLPVVLADSEGRAVAALHAGWKGLAAGILQKGVRTLRGALGPGARILAWLAPRIGPESFEVGGDVLEAMGKTLPRADLAFAPGPKPGKWMADLACLAREALAQEGVAAEDVSDCGLSTAADPQRFFSYRRDKGRTGRHATLVWMEP, encoded by the coding sequence ATGACCAACCTGCAGAACCCCTCCCTCGGGCTCATACGAGCCGACTGGGCCGCCCCGAAGCGCGTCCATGCCCTCTTCACGCTGCGCACCGGGGGCGTCTCCTCGGGGCCCTTTGGCGGCATCGACGGGCTGAGCGGAATGAACGTGGGCCTGTACTGCGGGGACGTCCCCGCCTGCGTGCGCGCGAACCGCGCGATCCTCGCCTCCCTGGCCGGAGCGCAGCCGCACTGGCTGCGCCAGGTGCACGGCACCGCGGTCGTTCAGGCCGACCTCGCCGCGCCCGAGCAGGAGGCCGACGGCCTGTGGACCGCTTCCCCCGGGGTCGTCCTCGCCATCCAGACCGCGGACTGCCTGCCCGTGGTCCTCGCCGATTCCGAAGGCCGCGCGGTGGCCGCGCTGCACGCGGGCTGGAAGGGACTGGCCGCGGGCATCCTGCAAAAGGGCGTGAGGACGCTCCGCGGCGCGCTCGGCCCCGGCGCGAGGATTCTCGCCTGGCTCGCCCCGAGAATCGGCCCCGAGTCCTTCGAAGTGGGCGGCGACGTGCTCGAGGCCATGGGAAAGACCCTGCCGCGGGCGGATCTGGCCTTCGCCCCCGGGCCGAAGCCCGGGAAATGGATGGCCGACCTCGCCTGCCTCGCCCGCGAGGCGCTCGCCCAGGAAGGCGTCGCCGCGGAGGACGTCTCGGACTGCGGGCTCTCGACCGCCGCCGATCCGCAGCGCTTTTTCAGCTACCGGCGCGACAAGGGCAGGACCGGCCGGCACGCCACCCTCGTGTGGATGGAGCCCTGA
- the rimO gene encoding 30S ribosomal protein S12 methylthiotransferase RimO — MTAHIPTIGFVSLGCAKALVDTERVITELRAEGYRIAGDYKNSDLVIINTCGFINEAIAESLDAVAEALRENGRVIVMGCLGGKKNADGSNYVQGLHPAVLGVVGPEEEKKVLELVHRHLPAPHPAFGELRPGAGVRLTPHHYAYLKISEGCNNHCTFCIIPQLRGRLVSRPMNSIMMEAEALKEDGVKEIMVIAEDTPAYGSDLGYRLSFAGGRPVHTRIEDLCRELGRLGLWIRLHYVYPYPAVDRIIPLMAEGKILPYLDMPLQHSDPEVLRAMARPAHADRTLERIEAWRKLCPDLTLRSTFIVGFPGETERQFENLLEFLREAQLDRVGCFAYSPVEGAKANSLPGAVPEEVKEERRQRLMELQAEISAAKLAHRVGGVEKVLIDEPENEDGVAVGRTVHEAPEVDGVVYVTTGKPVNPGDFVEAKIVRTEEHDLVALRVDDGD; from the coding sequence ATGACAGCACATATTCCCACCATTGGTTTTGTTTCGCTCGGCTGCGCGAAGGCCCTGGTCGACACCGAGCGGGTGATCACCGAGCTGCGCGCCGAAGGCTATCGGATCGCGGGCGACTACAAGAACTCGGACCTCGTCATCATCAACACCTGCGGCTTCATCAACGAGGCGATCGCAGAGAGCCTTGACGCGGTCGCCGAGGCGCTGCGCGAAAACGGCCGGGTAATCGTCATGGGCTGCCTCGGGGGAAAGAAGAACGCGGACGGCTCCAATTACGTGCAGGGGCTGCACCCCGCGGTGCTGGGCGTGGTGGGGCCTGAGGAGGAAAAGAAAGTCCTCGAGCTCGTGCACCGGCACCTGCCCGCCCCGCACCCCGCCTTCGGGGAGCTGCGCCCGGGCGCGGGCGTGCGCCTCACGCCGCATCACTACGCCTACCTCAAGATCTCCGAGGGCTGCAACAACCACTGCACGTTCTGCATCATCCCGCAGCTGCGCGGCAGGCTCGTCTCCCGCCCGATGAACTCCATCATGATGGAGGCCGAGGCGCTCAAGGAAGACGGCGTGAAGGAGATCATGGTGATCGCCGAGGACACGCCGGCCTACGGCTCGGACCTCGGCTACCGCCTCTCCTTCGCGGGCGGCCGGCCCGTTCATACGAGAATCGAGGACCTGTGCCGGGAGCTCGGCAGGCTCGGCCTCTGGATCCGCCTGCACTACGTCTACCCCTACCCCGCGGTCGACAGGATCATCCCGCTCATGGCCGAGGGAAAAATCCTGCCTTATCTCGACATGCCCCTGCAGCACTCCGACCCGGAGGTCCTGCGCGCGATGGCCCGCCCCGCGCACGCCGACCGCACGCTCGAGCGCATCGAGGCCTGGAGGAAGCTCTGCCCGGACCTCACCCTGCGCTCGACCTTCATCGTGGGGTTCCCCGGGGAGACGGAGCGGCAGTTCGAGAACCTGCTCGAGTTCCTGCGCGAGGCGCAGCTCGACCGCGTGGGCTGCTTCGCCTACTCGCCGGTCGAGGGCGCGAAGGCGAACAGCCTGCCGGGAGCCGTGCCCGAAGAGGTGAAGGAGGAGCGCAGGCAGAGGCTCATGGAGCTGCAGGCGGAGATTTCCGCCGCGAAGCTCGCGCACCGCGTGGGCGGCGTTGAAAAGGTGCTGATCGACGAGCCGGAAAACGAGGACGGAGTGGCCGTTGGCCGCACGGTCCACGAAGCCCCGGAAGTGGACGGCGTGGTCTATGTGACGACCGGAAAGCCCGTGAATCCGGGCGACTTCGTCGAGGCGAAGATCGTCCGCACCGAAGAGCACGACCTCGTCGCGCTGCGGGTGGACGACGGGGACTGA
- a CDS encoding ABC transporter permease: MSAGSWFRSLRRALFLEVSTVFSSPREVLSCLVMPVVWCVLLAGLFNQGLYRSIPFGIVNEDQTPLASEVVRQVRALPSLKLVELPQQQAVEQLRSGELKGMLLIPRGWSETWRRPGGKSLQLYVSRTLFAVSTMLELDVKKALSSWSVDKTRLQIMPMGGTEGTARITGLFELNEVLLGNQAFNFRSYLLSGLIPMLIGLSCVLAVSNSLVREWRRNREAVLVRAAGSPSAAVLGKLLFWFGVYTVYMFTFIAWFSAVQGAQPAGSMAVWLLFGLAFVAGMVSLAVLFCSVAPTWFAAMVMCVITTAPTIPFTGFTFPDFNMDLGARTLSHLLPLTWYIHGQEQQWVLGSPASVWLPTLGIALLFAVVPQALCLPLLLRRIRRRAQSPAKPPAQPREEPCSCAWDVFRITLKRIIFNVNSFPVLAGGIAFYLIFYGWPYSAQQITQVPTVIVDLDGSAASRNLIRDISGTSKVKPVALVSDEREAVEMLRADKVNAAILIPRDFESDLGGGRRTSVTVFGNGAFPAQAHTVYGMMMSLVNARASAASAHYLLTHGAPADSLARSRLAPPLLVQGDMFNTIGGYRNYLVPMVGVLIIQSVLLIGISVSVGDFISRRRREPFVRAAMEKPWGFFGMWAAVFAVALFWVLYAEGFYFGITEFPTMGDVTGTLVLGTVYAALLAFFALAFTFAFGSNHNTTAFAVITSAPSVFLAGCIYPSENFAWWAHAFAQIIPAVPGINGMLAVSQNGASLASARPIVLQLLLLCLLWGTVAYSAAMLRGSRLRRGFPPPDD, from the coding sequence ATGTCTGCCGGAAGCTGGTTCAGAAGCCTGCGCAGGGCCCTCTTTCTTGAGGTCTCGACTGTGTTCTCGAGCCCGAGGGAGGTGCTTTCCTGCTTGGTGATGCCGGTCGTCTGGTGCGTGCTTCTGGCTGGGCTGTTCAACCAGGGCCTGTACAGGAGCATTCCCTTCGGCATTGTGAACGAGGACCAGACGCCGCTTGCCTCAGAAGTGGTCCGGCAGGTGCGGGCGCTGCCTTCCCTGAAACTGGTCGAACTGCCCCAGCAGCAGGCCGTGGAGCAGCTGCGCTCCGGGGAGCTCAAGGGCATGCTCCTCATTCCCCGGGGCTGGTCCGAGACCTGGCGGCGCCCGGGCGGGAAGTCCCTGCAGCTTTATGTGTCTCGCACGCTTTTTGCCGTGAGCACGATGCTCGAGCTTGACGTGAAGAAGGCCCTGAGCAGCTGGTCGGTCGATAAGACGCGGCTGCAGATCATGCCGATGGGGGGCACCGAGGGGACGGCGAGGATCACAGGGCTTTTCGAGCTGAACGAGGTGCTTCTCGGCAACCAGGCCTTCAACTTCCGCTCCTATCTGCTGAGCGGCCTCATCCCGATGCTGATCGGGCTCTCCTGCGTGCTCGCGGTGAGCAACTCGCTCGTGCGCGAATGGCGCCGGAACCGCGAGGCCGTGCTGGTGCGGGCCGCCGGATCGCCCTCTGCGGCGGTTCTTGGCAAGCTGCTTTTCTGGTTCGGGGTCTACACGGTCTACATGTTCACTTTCATCGCCTGGTTCTCTGCGGTTCAGGGCGCGCAGCCCGCGGGCAGCATGGCGGTGTGGCTGCTCTTTGGCCTCGCCTTCGTGGCGGGCATGGTTTCGCTTGCGGTCCTCTTCTGCTCGGTCGCCCCCACCTGGTTCGCCGCCATGGTGATGTGCGTGATCACGACCGCGCCGACCATCCCGTTCACGGGCTTCACCTTCCCGGACTTCAACATGGATCTCGGGGCGAGGACGCTCTCGCACCTGCTGCCGCTCACCTGGTATATCCACGGCCAGGAGCAGCAGTGGGTCCTCGGGTCCCCGGCCTCCGTCTGGCTGCCGACGCTGGGCATCGCACTGCTCTTTGCCGTGGTGCCCCAGGCGCTGTGCCTGCCGCTGCTGCTGCGGCGCATCAGGCGCCGGGCGCAAAGCCCGGCAAAGCCGCCCGCGCAGCCCCGCGAGGAGCCCTGCAGCTGCGCCTGGGACGTTTTCCGCATCACGCTGAAGCGGATCATCTTCAACGTCAATTCCTTTCCGGTGCTTGCGGGCGGCATCGCCTTCTATCTCATTTTCTACGGCTGGCCCTACAGCGCCCAGCAGATCACCCAGGTGCCCACCGTGATTGTGGACCTGGACGGCTCGGCCGCGTCGCGAAACCTCATCCGTGACATTTCGGGCACCTCCAAGGTCAAGCCCGTCGCGCTGGTCTCTGACGAGCGCGAGGCCGTGGAGATGCTGCGCGCCGACAAGGTGAACGCCGCGATCCTGATCCCGCGGGACTTTGAGTCGGATCTCGGCGGGGGCCGCCGGACTTCGGTCACCGTTTTCGGCAACGGCGCCTTCCCGGCCCAGGCCCACACCGTCTACGGCATGATGATGTCGCTTGTGAACGCGAGGGCCTCCGCGGCCTCTGCCCACTACCTGCTCACCCACGGGGCGCCGGCCGACTCGCTCGCCCGCTCGAGGCTCGCGCCGCCCCTGCTCGTCCAGGGCGACATGTTCAACACGATCGGCGGCTACCGGAACTACCTCGTGCCGATGGTGGGCGTGCTGATCATCCAGTCGGTGCTGCTGATCGGCATTTCGGTGAGCGTCGGGGACTTCATCTCGAGGCGCCGGCGCGAGCCGTTCGTGCGGGCCGCGATGGAAAAGCCCTGGGGCTTTTTCGGAATGTGGGCCGCCGTGTTCGCCGTCGCGCTTTTCTGGGTGCTATACGCCGAGGGCTTTTACTTTGGAATCACGGAGTTCCCGACCATGGGCGATGTGACCGGAACCCTGGTCCTCGGGACAGTCTACGCGGCGCTGCTCGCCTTCTTCGCGCTCGCCTTCACCTTTGCCTTCGGCAGCAACCACAACACCACGGCCTTCGCCGTCATCACCTCGGCGCCTTCGGTCTTCCTCGCGGGCTGCATCTATCCTTCCGAGAACTTCGCCTGGTGGGCCCACGCGTTTGCGCAGATCATCCCCGCGGTGCCGGGCATCAACGGCATGCTCGCCGTGAGCCAGAACGGGGCCTCGCTCGCCTCCGCGCGGCCGATCGTGCTGCAGCTTCTGCTGCTTTGCCTGCTCTGGGGGACGGTGGCTTATTCGGCCGCCATGCTCCGCGGCTCGCGGCTGCGCCGCGGCTTCCCGCCGCCCGACGACTGA
- a CDS encoding HlyD family secretion protein yields MPTPTEKETSQTLPERPDERTARRRRSRILGAVAAAAGLALIGFIVWGVWLASHPKAPPLQGQMDATTIDVAAKVPGRLETVNVKEGDQVSKGQVIATLYVPEIEAKVRQAEAYEKARQAQESLAQEGARPQEIQAAKAQYERAQAAEELAQKTYERISRLYREGFVPAQRLDEVTANLKAARKQSQAAREQWSIAQTGARRQEKQAAAALAAQAAGTVAEAKSYAEEAKIVSPISGEVSRVLLREGEVAPQGFAVVTVVNLNDQWASFNLREDELKDLRMGSVIRVKIPAIGGGAHDFKIYFINPKADYANWRATRQNSGYDLRTFEVRARPVSPVEGLRPGMTALIER; encoded by the coding sequence ATGCCTACGCCTACGGAAAAAGAAACGTCGCAGACTCTCCCCGAGCGCCCGGACGAGCGCACGGCGCGCCGCAGGAGAAGCCGTATCCTGGGCGCGGTCGCCGCGGCGGCGGGCCTCGCTCTGATCGGCTTCATCGTCTGGGGCGTGTGGCTCGCAAGCCACCCGAAGGCGCCTCCGCTGCAGGGGCAGATGGACGCGACCACGATCGATGTGGCGGCCAAAGTGCCCGGAAGGCTGGAGACGGTGAATGTGAAGGAAGGCGACCAGGTGAGCAAGGGGCAGGTGATCGCAACCCTCTACGTGCCTGAGATCGAGGCGAAGGTGCGCCAGGCCGAGGCCTACGAGAAGGCCCGCCAGGCTCAGGAAAGCCTCGCGCAGGAAGGCGCCCGGCCGCAGGAAATCCAGGCGGCGAAGGCGCAGTATGAGCGGGCCCAGGCCGCAGAGGAGCTCGCGCAGAAGACCTACGAGCGCATCTCGAGGCTCTACCGCGAGGGGTTCGTTCCCGCGCAGCGCCTGGACGAGGTGACCGCGAACCTCAAGGCCGCCCGCAAGCAGTCGCAGGCGGCGCGCGAGCAGTGGAGCATCGCGCAGACCGGCGCGCGGCGCCAGGAAAAGCAGGCCGCGGCCGCGCTGGCCGCCCAGGCTGCGGGCACCGTGGCTGAGGCGAAGTCCTATGCCGAGGAGGCGAAGATTGTCTCGCCCATCTCGGGCGAGGTCTCGCGGGTGCTGCTGCGCGAGGGCGAGGTGGCCCCCCAGGGCTTTGCCGTCGTGACCGTGGTGAACCTCAACGACCAGTGGGCCTCCTTCAACCTGCGCGAGGACGAGCTCAAGGACCTGAGGATGGGCTCCGTGATCCGGGTGAAGATCCCGGCGATCGGCGGCGGGGCGCATGACTTCAAGATCTACTTCATCAATCCCAAGGCCGACTACGCCAACTGGCGCGCCACGCGCCAGAACTCGGGCTACGACCTGCGCACCTTCGAGGTGAGGGCGCGGCCCGTAAGCCCGGTCGAGGGGCTGCGGCCCGGGATGACGGCGCTCATCGAGCGCTGA
- a CDS encoding TolC family protein: protein MKNSLALQPLLAALLCASACGCASASEAAAPAESLSEIARGSAARGLAFQEARALLRGRSDRLRASEAELEARQQAAEADRSLSQPKVVVNTQYDWGTKTIDYGTLDVGGAAPRALSSSPALGQALQGLPQGLREGLSGLRIPLHAKTDLDGPRVTLEGYWPIYTGGRIEARQKASEAAAREAKDSLQNENDRLDTELARKYFAVQLARSITKLREEALEDQEREVRRARGFERAGTVSRLERLSVEVNRDKARRELLAAQSDQKVAEAELGRLLREGSLGGLSTPLFVLRGPIDPLRRWQDQALASSPVLAAYGAKTEQAEQLLRAARGAWKPTLYAFGAKNVIKHYLTLTEPDWIAGVGVSYTLWNNRDRNASIASARATRAKAEAGTAEARNQLLTGVEVAWLRTTQMQSQYELTRSTVDLAAENLRMRESAFATGLSTANEVWDARTKLTGARVEQKVAAYRFVVAWAELNSAAGTMERFSESLERSDKTIEK, encoded by the coding sequence ATGAAAAACAGCCTCGCTCTGCAGCCACTGCTGGCCGCGCTTCTGTGCGCGTCGGCCTGCGGCTGTGCTTCGGCCTCGGAGGCCGCGGCGCCCGCAGAATCCCTTTCGGAGATCGCCCGCGGCAGCGCCGCCCGGGGGCTTGCCTTCCAGGAGGCCCGCGCGCTGCTGCGGGGCCGCTCGGACCGCCTGCGCGCGAGCGAGGCGGAGCTGGAGGCCCGGCAGCAGGCGGCCGAGGCCGACCGCAGCCTCTCGCAGCCGAAGGTCGTCGTGAACACCCAGTACGACTGGGGCACGAAGACGATCGACTACGGGACGCTGGACGTCGGGGGCGCGGCCCCCAGGGCGCTTTCTTCAAGCCCGGCTCTGGGACAGGCCCTGCAGGGGCTTCCCCAGGGGCTGCGCGAAGGGCTTTCGGGACTTCGCATCCCGCTGCACGCCAAGACGGATCTGGACGGCCCGCGGGTGACGCTCGAAGGCTACTGGCCGATTTACACGGGCGGCCGCATCGAGGCGCGCCAGAAGGCGAGCGAGGCCGCAGCCCGCGAGGCGAAGGACAGCCTGCAGAACGAGAACGACAGGCTCGACACCGAGCTGGCGCGAAAGTACTTCGCCGTCCAGCTCGCCCGCTCGATTACGAAGCTGCGCGAGGAGGCACTCGAGGACCAGGAGCGCGAGGTGCGCCGGGCCCGGGGGTTCGAGCGCGCCGGAACGGTAAGTCGCCTCGAGCGGCTTTCCGTCGAAGTGAACCGCGACAAGGCAAGGCGCGAGCTGCTTGCCGCGCAGTCCGACCAGAAGGTGGCCGAGGCCGAGCTCGGGCGGCTGCTGCGGGAGGGCAGCCTCGGGGGCCTGTCCACCCCGCTTTTCGTTCTCCGCGGGCCGATCGATCCGCTCAGGCGCTGGCAGGACCAGGCCCTCGCCTCCAGTCCGGTTCTCGCCGCCTACGGCGCGAAAACCGAACAGGCCGAACAGCTTCTGCGGGCCGCGCGCGGCGCCTGGAAGCCGACCCTTTACGCCTTCGGGGCGAAAAACGTGATCAAGCACTACCTCACGCTCACCGAGCCGGACTGGATCGCGGGCGTCGGGGTGTCCTACACGCTGTGGAACAACCGCGACCGCAACGCCTCGATCGCCTCGGCGCGCGCCACCCGGGCGAAGGCCGAGGCGGGGACCGCCGAGGCGAGAAACCAGCTGCTCACCGGAGTCGAGGTGGCGTGGCTGCGCACGACGCAGATGCAGAGCCAGTACGAGCTCACGCGCAGCACCGTGGATCTCGCGGCGGAGAACCTGCGCATGCGCGAGTCAGCCTTCGCGACGGGCCTGTCGACCGCCAACGAAGTCTGGGACGCCCGCACCAAGCTCACCGGGGCGCGGGTCGAACAGAAGGTGGCGGCCTATCGATTCGTCGTCGCCTGGGCGGAGCTCAACTCCGCCGCCGGCACGATGGAGCGCTTCAGCGAGTCGCTCGAGCGCTCCGATAAAACCATTGAGAAATAA
- a CDS encoding heme-binding beta-barrel domain-containing protein, translating into MENIFQEPDFDPDTRRNLGPLKHLAGVWEGKLGEDTHPEESGPVTEPYVERWEFEVIDPQTNGPQLFYGLRYHQHVTRPGELEAFHDQVGYLLWEPATKQLYMTASIPRGQTVLAVGTTEENALEWTVQAAKGDEVSGILSNPFLEKNFNTVGFSFKLTYNDDGTVSYEETTVLKVAGSDQAFLHTDRDTLQLVEAPVALNPSAIQAGKWSKR; encoded by the coding sequence ATGGAGAATATTTTCCAGGAACCCGATTTTGATCCGGACACTCGCAGGAACCTCGGCCCCCTCAAGCACCTTGCCGGAGTCTGGGAGGGCAAGCTCGGCGAAGACACCCATCCGGAGGAAAGCGGCCCGGTGACCGAGCCGTACGTCGAACGCTGGGAGTTTGAGGTGATCGACCCGCAGACCAACGGCCCGCAGCTCTTCTACGGGCTGCGCTACCACCAGCACGTGACCCGCCCGGGCGAACTCGAGGCCTTCCACGACCAGGTGGGCTATCTGCTCTGGGAGCCGGCGACCAAGCAGCTCTACATGACGGCCTCCATTCCGCGCGGCCAGACGGTGCTCGCCGTCGGCACGACCGAGGAGAACGCCCTCGAGTGGACCGTTCAGGCCGCCAAGGGCGACGAGGTGAGCGGCATCCTCTCCAACCCCTTCCTCGAGAAGAACTTCAACACCGTGGGCTTCAGCTTCAAGCTGACCTACAACGACGACGGCACCGTGAGCTACGAGGAGACGACGGTCCTCAAGGTGGCGGGCAGCGACCAGGCTTTCCTGCACACCGACCGCGACACGCTCCAGCTGGTCGAAGCCCCCGTCGCCCTCAACCCGTCGGCCATCCAGGCCGGCAAGTGGTCGAAGCGCTGA
- the nrdD gene encoding anaerobic ribonucleoside-triphosphate reductase: MSEIELKDSERQKCEVWTRVMGYHRPVQSFNIGKQGEFLERKFFVESKCRLGTAPRREKASA; the protein is encoded by the coding sequence ATGAGTGAAATCGAGCTGAAGGACAGCGAGCGGCAGAAGTGCGAAGTCTGGACCCGGGTGATGGGCTATCACCGTCCGGTCCAGTCCTTTAACATCGGCAAGCAGGGCGAGTTCCTCGAGCGGAAGTTCTTCGTCGAGTCGAAGTGCAGGCTCGGGACCGCGCCGAGAAGGGAGAAGGCGAGCGCCTGA